The window TGTGGTTAGTTAACcttcacatttttaatatgtTCTTTGTAAATCTGATAATGTTAATGATAACGTTTGCATTTCTGCAATTATAAATTGCATTTATAATGTGATCAGTGGCTATTATATCAAAATAAGCCTCATGAAAACACTCAAAagctttacatttttgtttctattttactTGCATCATAGTACTGACTGCTCTAATGAGCCTTTAGGGAATAATGTACACTGTAAGTACAGACAGCAGGCCTCTTAACTCTGTTACATGTGTTACAGAACAGCGGcatcaaaaacaaaagcccactTCACTCCCTTGTGTTATGATCCTTTCCGGCTcgtgctccttttttttttttttttttaatgaaacattcCTTCTCTGTTTCACTCTCTGTTCCTGTCTTGTCGCGGTTACTGACTCAATCTTCCTGGTCTGTCTTCGCCGCTTCCATGTAATTCTCTatacaaaaacaggaactgGGCTTGGGAATGTCTGCTGGCAGTGTCTTCCTGCACCCCCAACAGACATGTACCTATTCATAGAGaagcacaaaacaaaagcattatGGCCAGCTGGTCCTGGCAGGTCTGGCTGTATGAGCTATCCCTTTACCTTTTAAGCAACTACTAAAATAGCCTGATTAAACTGCGTATTAAATGATGCGTCATCACAGGCGGAACTGTTTGCATCCCTGTATGTCTATTCAGATTTGATCCTTTCAGGGAATAGAGCATTACAACCCTGGCCCTGAGCACATCCTGACtaactgtttcctgttttcccTTGTGTTTCCTCCACAGAGAAGTAGCCAGAGGGGTTTCAGCTGCCCTGCACCACTGAAGCCTTCAAGAATGTCGGGGCCAACACACCACAACAGGCCTCCTCACTTCTGACCCAACATGGAGCTCAAGGTCTGGGTGGATGGAGTCCAGAGGGTCGTCTGTGGGGTCACAGAGGCAACCACCTGCCAGGAAGTGGTGATTGCTCTGGCTCAGGCCATAGGTAAATCATGCTCTAGAAGAAATCCACAGCTGTGATACAAGCTGTCATCAGGCCTGTTGGAACTTTTCTGCtgaattaatgtatttttgatttCACTTTGAAGTGAAATTAGAGTTAATTAGTATGTTAGTTGATCCCTGCTATTTAAAAAAGCTGGAAACTTATATTTCCTGAGTTGACTAACAGCGACATGTACCCAATTAatgtttacttttaaaaaacaagttatACCACATATTAGTTATACCACATTTCTACATCTTCCTTGCTGTATTTTTGATCCAAAGCTATTTCTGTCACCTATTTATTCCTAATCTTAGTTCCTCCGCCATGTCACACTCATGTAGAGATGGTGATCGTCAGACAAAGCAACTGTTTAGAAAATATGCAGATGATCCAGGCTCTCAACTACACTTTATGAAACTCCAGTGTAGCGTGGCTTTCATGCTCAGCTGAGTGTTGCCCTACCCACTACAACAAATCTTGCTTCATAATAGTTACAACCTGATGTTGATGTTTGCCATACCTCCATCTCAAAGCCATTTACACAACAGGACGGACTGCTAAAAATGCCTCTCTCCCATGTAATGCTTTTTAAGTTCtttgttatgtttgttattgttcaCACAAAgtaacttttaactttttatttccaCACTCGGAGAACCTGAAagtaaaaaacaggaaaagcttTTGAATCgagtgtgtttttaaagcatGCATCATCTCACAACTGTAATCTGGGTATAAAGCTTTCCAAAAATACCAATCTGCTTGTTGTTAACTGAAGAAATCTCTATGAAGTAAACAAGTACTTGAGTCCCCTGCCTACATGTTAAGCTCCTGCTGAGATACAGTGGGTCATAGTCATAGGCTTTATTGGTACTTTCTTGGGATCTACAGCCCCCTCCCTGTCCCATATGGCTCTGTCAGGAGCGGGGGCACTTGAGCAGACTGTATTGACATCACTTCCCACAAAAGGAGGGTGGGAGGAGGGAAAGTCTGACTCATCCTTGGCTCTTCTGCCAAGCTGAGAAAGCAGCACTTCTGAGCCCCCTCCTCTgccttttccttttctattaaaaacatatacgCTATGTTAAGTGATCAGACACCGAAATTGATTTGGTACTTTGGCATTTTACCAGCtgttcaagtgtttctgtctaCACAGTGCTACGAGTGTTTTGTCTAGGTTTTCTTTAAACAGCATTAAgcaatttgttttttataaacattagatcaaatgtaatgtgaaagggctGCTCGCAGTGCCAATCCCAATGAGAAAAATCACCACAACACTGCAAATCTATGCAGCTTTTAGCCACTTTTAGCTGAGTGTTCTGGTTTTCCAGCCTGCATGTTTACCGTATGCTTGAGactctcatctctcttttaAAACCACTGCTGCCTTTTTCCAGCATCTGAACTCAGAAAAGTAGATTGACATTGGACTCGCAGTTGGGCTTTATCATCTACTAGCATAAAAATCAGAGTCGAGTCACATATTTTTATTAAGTATGTTGTTCTGTTGCGTTGTTCACAGGTCGCACTGGGAGATACACTCTGGTAGAAAAATGGCGGGACACTGAGCGTCACCTAGCCCCTCATGAGAGCCCTGTGGCTTCTCTGAACACCTGGGGTCAGTATGCTGGTGATGTCCAGCTGATCCTGCATCGCACAGGCCCTTCCCTGACTGAACGGCCCCCCTCAGAGGGACCTCCTCTCAGGGGGCCTGAACGTGGGTTGCATCGGCAGAGCCTCCCTCCCCTTGCAAAGCTTCGTCATCCCAACGATCGCTCCCTCCGCCGCCGTGAGCCACGTCGCAAGTCTCTCACGTTCACCGGTGCACCCAGAGGCCTTAGGGAGATACTGAGCGGAGGACGGGTTGGAGAGGCAGAAACCAAACGAAGACTTCTTCTGGGAAACGGTGGAAATCACCACCATGCAGGAGCAGCCATTGGGACTGCGTCCCCTGGCCTGTGGGCCTGTCGCATGGAGGATCTGGTTAGACTGGTCGGTCTACAGAGGGAGACTCTGAATGTGCTGGAGAAGAAGCTGGGAGCTTATGAGGCTGAGCTCCAGGCCTGGGCCGAGGGGCGAGGGGGGCGAGGTTCAGGGAGCGGTGGGGACCCAACTGGAGGTGGAGGGCTGATTGAGGAGATCCTGAGGCTGGAGAAGCACCTGAGGAAGAATGAggtggagatggaggaggaggagttttGGGCCACTGAGCTGCAGATTGAgatagagagtgagagacagctGGAGGAAAGGCTGCAGGAGCTACGTGGGCGTCTGCAGGACTGTGAGCTAGAGATTGAAGAGAAGCTGGAAATGGTACAGGTGTGCTATATGTGGGAGATTTTTTGGGATAGttaattttaaaaactgcattttagtTGCAAGTTTTGGGAAAAGATAAggaataaacagaaataaagaattCCTTCATCAAATCCTTTTCATCTTGTTAAGCTAATAGCAGTCTCTCTAGTCTTTCTGCTGCAAGTATATTTAAGTATGTGGCTTCCTTCTTTTTCCATAGCTGTTTCTCTTTGTCCCATCAGGGTATAGAGGCAGGTCTGGAAGAGGAGCGGCTGCAGAGGGAGCGACAGGAGACCAAGTGGGTCAATGAGGCAGAGGCTCAGGCTCAGGTCCTCAGAGTCAAAGCGGAGTTGAAAGCCCAAGAGAGACAGGCTGTCCAGCTGGAGAGCAGCTGCAGAGCTGTGGACAGGTCACTAGTACAAAGCAGCAAGAAACTGCAGGTGAGACATATGCATGCATTCAGGTACCTGTTTGTCatttccttgatttttttttgttagacTGAGGCATAACAAGATAGTACTGCAAGGGTGACGTACTGATAAGGGAGACCATCCATCAGTAAGAAAACCTTCATTGAGAATGCCATCTGTCCATCTGAATTGTGATGCTGAATCCCTGTCAGTCAAAAAATAAGCTAATCCATTTTATTTCTCCCACATTTTGGTCAAATAATGCTCTGtaattttcagaaaatgtgtCTGATTTGTGTCTGAGAGTAAAATGAGGTGCTCTCCGATGTGTATTTCAGTTATTCAGATCTGTTAATTGTTAACAATTAAGCCTGTTAATGTGGAATTTTTCAACATGTTGATCTGAGAAATGGGTTAATAATTAGGATCTATGACATACACCAGATGTGTTTTGACCCAAAACCATAAAAACTTAGATGGATGAGGGCTTGGAGTATTTAAACTAATATTGCAAGTGTCTAGACATCAAAAAGCTCAAACACAGCAACTTCGTCTTATTTAACCTACAAATGTAGAATTCATTCACTTCCAAGCGACTGATAATGCTTTACTGTTCCCTGTACATCATTTCTCTTGGTGCTGTTTCATTGAAGGACATGCAGCATGAGCTGGAGCAGCTGACCAAGGAGCTGAGGCAAGTTAACCTGCAGCAGTTTATCAAGCAAACCGGCACCAAAGTCACAGTGCTGCCAGCTGAGCCCACTGAGGATGAAAGTACCAGCAACAGTCATGGTATAGGTAATGTCATTTTGTTCTTGCACTTTAAATGGGTAGATATTGCAACTTCGTaatatcctatcctatcctatatTATAAGGTATAAATTGTGAAACTTTTGCCGCAGAACATATAAGCATAAGTATACAGTCACATGTCATGTTATATATGTCCAGGTCTCTCCTGCTGTTCACATAAATGTCAAGTGGGGAACTGACCTTGTTGACATGTTATATAGTCTGTGACATAAGGGTCAGTCAAGTCTAACTGATATGAATTTGTCTGACCCAAGACAGACATTATAATGTAATTGTATGTCAGAGTGCAAGCAGTCTGAGGATAAATAGTGCTCTTAAGTTGCCATTCAGACAGGCAACATATgacttatttttattaaagtgCATTAAGTGCAGCTTGTGTGTGACTCTGTCTGTGCATTAGTAAAGTCATCCTGTTCCATCAAGGTGCTTATTACTTTTCTACCTCATATCTTGACAGCCTGCTGAGTGAAAATGACTCagctgtgtgtacagtatgtgtgaatgtgtgttagAGACACTGTGATAGAGAAaatggaggggaggggaggaggggatggGAGGTTAGTGGAGAATACAGTATTAGTTTTTACCTACTCCAGTGGCAGTTATAGTCTCCATGCCAACAGCTGCCTGGTTAGAGACTGACTTGGTGCCATTCATTCACctcactctctccatccttccttcACTCCTTCCATCACACTGTCCCTCCATCACATGCTCAGCAGTTTCTGTGATGGGCTCGTTTGACCAAAGCTCTGTCATCCTACAGGAGAATGGCAGAGAGCTGACACATAATAGTACATTATAGTGATAGAGATCGACTTTCAGGAACAATCTTGTGGTGGAAATAGTGCATAACAGTGTTTTAACCAGGGATATAACCAGCTTGTTAAAATTAAGACTAAAGCATGGAACTCAATGGAAAAACATGCCTACAACGTTTGTAGGCAGAAACTTAAATTTGCACGTTGTTAaaatacacctacacacacagaaataatgAATAACTTAATAAATTTAACCTCTATCTTCAAGCCAGGCCATAAAACAGAGGTTTCCTTTCATTTAATAACAATAGTTAACAAATTAAGGAAATTGCATTTTTAGtgtgtaaatgttgtatatttctTCTCCACTTTACTGTTGAATGAACTGTGTGATTGTATGACGCTTATGGAGAAACTAGTGGTACTGCAGCTATGGGACAGTGGtttataaatggtttataaatgGTTTATATCTACTCGCACAGATTTTGGATGGAATCTTAAATACATCATAGTCTTCACTTGTAAAGCTCAACCTCCTTAGAGCccagatatttttcttactgCATGACATGTACTTCATCATTACATCGTTTAGAGCTTTAAGTCTCTTTATTAAACTTCATGGTAATGGTTTTCAATTATGAAAAGTAATGAGTGTTCAGGTCCTTCTAGTAaccttcctgtgtgtgtgtgtgtgtgtgtgtgtgtgtgtgtgtatgtgtatgtgtgtgtgtatatgtgtaataTCAGCAAGACCTTTTGTGCCTGGCTATTAAATTCACTGCATCAGCTGATTCTCTGCACAGCTCAGTGCTGCCCCCTGGTGACGCCATATCAGGCATATTGTGTAGCATACACAGGACtaagttttttgctttttaatctGGGAATTTATTGCTATTATGAATGTTAATGAATGagatatgttaaaaaaaaaaaggtaagggaaaaaaacaaaatcatttgaaataaagttaaaaagaaagaaagttaaaCAAGAAATTTCTCATTGAATGGCTCAGTTGTCACATGCCACAACTGAGCTTTTTGTGGTCAAattttgaaatacatttacatgatattttctcattttatatctttcatgtgttttcattctCAGATTTAGTTCCCCTGTCTGGCTCCCTGAAGCGTCCCGTGTCCTTGCACCCCATGTCCGGTCACCTCCGGGTCCTCCACAGCCCTCTCAGCTCTGGCCTGAACCCAGAGGGGATCTATGTTTGAGGCTCTGCTGCGCACTTCTGCTCAGAGGGAACACACCAGAGCTCCCTTTTAAGAGCCCATTTCTCCCTAGAAACCATTTGTAAGTGGATATCTTGTTACAGGATACCTCAGTAGCACACCACTATGCACTGTTGTTTCAGTTACCTGAAGGCAACGTTGAGTGTGAAGACCTGCAGTGAATGAACAATGCTGATCTTTGAATGGAAGTCATGGAGCACTTGGTGGGAATGGAAGATGGTGTGAAGTTGTGGAGTGAATAAAAAGCACGGCAGTGCCACCATGTTTCATGGCGCACTGTCTCTAAACATGTTAGGACTTTCTAGACATCAGGCTGTCATGGACTTCCTTTATAAACACACCCactttatgtacttttactctcACTTTAGTACCTGCAGAAtgatttgtattgttttctCACTTGCATCATGATTCAAAACTATGGCCTTTTGAGCAGTATCCTTGAGAATCTTGGTTTGTGAATCGATGAATTATAATCCCTGAAAGCATTTGTAATTCTGCCATGAATACACTTTACCCAGCATAATGACTGGTTCTCATATAAGTAATGAAGGATCCACTTGTGTCTATAATAAAAACTATATCTATAGAGTCTATCATTTTGTAAATCAGAATCTATTCCCATAGCTCTGACTTTCTGTTCATGTTAAATCTATGCACAAATGGTTGATAGTTTTGTTACTGAAGAATGTTACTGTCTGTACGTACCAAAATCgtgacatactgtaaatatgttttcttaCTTTGTAGCTTTATTTagttaattattatattttattacaaagCGGTGCATTCACAGTTACAGAAATGCAGTGCACTCATTCCTGCAGTaatatctgcaaaacaaaaGTGTTAATTTTCCacataaactgtttttttgttttgttttttgttttgttttggtttttttgttttgttttttgtcaagaTGACAACATAGTATATTTTTGCCAAATTGATTGTGCTTGTTTTGCTGTTAGGATCGGTGGCCAAAGATTAGCAGGTCCTGTTGCATGATTGTGCTGTGAATATAGCCATATCTGGATGTGTAGAGCACCCACAGTACAGTAAAATCAGTTGTCAATAGAATCTAAAAATGGTGGCATGTAATATTACAATGGATCACTACAGTTACTGTGAGTATGAGTGAGTGAATCGGTGATTAAAGGGacgtctgtatgtgtgtgtgtgtgtgttcagagtcAACAAAGCCAAGGTGTGAAGCCCCTCTTAGACCGTAGTTCAGCTGCTAATCACAGCAAAGTGCCTTTATATTGTTTCAGCAGTTGGTGGATTTAAATAATGTACAGTAAAGCTTTAGTAGAGACATTGAAGCAATGATCATAGTCAGTATATGTTGGAAGCTGTATTAGTGCCACATTGCTGCACAGACACAAATGACAATAGCATGGCAACAAAGAGGAAACTTCATTTTTATGTCAGTATTTTGTAGAAATGGAAAGAACATTATTCATAGTGCTTTCCACTTTGCTACTGTATTATTGTCACTGTTATACTGCGTGCTGTAAAATGCATTCTCACTTAATCTGATTTATCTCCTgtcatgcacacatactgtatactgtagttACCAGTTTAGATCAGTACTGTTGCCCAGGAATAAATAGATGGTTGGTGTTATACAAAAGGGAGGTCCACTatgtacaaaacacacaaacacatcactgCAGTGTGTCTCTCTGCTTTTTAGTTTAAGGAGAGTTTTTAAATTCTACAGTTTAAACTAGATCATGAAAGTATAATGGTCTACAAATTATGGTGgattttccctttaagaaaCCACTTGTGTGCATTTTCCACCCTTGGACAAGTCGTAGCTATGGTCACTGTTTACAACTGTATATGTTCTAGAGAACTGTAAGATGTCGACTGTACATacctgtttctattttttcctgCCTTAATATACTGCAAAGTGTTGACAGATGTATGGCTGTAACTGGCTGCTGATATGACATGGATTGCATGATTCAATAAAACATCTGACAAAATTCGATGTGTCACAACTGGTGCTCGTGGTAACTGTTAAAAATTGTTTGTGGATGTAAATGAGAAGGAATTTGTAATGTGTTGTTCAGTTATGTGCACTAAATGTCTTTCAAGCTTTTGGCCAGTAGATGGAGACATTTGCTTAGTAATGGTGGAAGCATTGGCGCAACATGGCTGGAAAAGAAGCACATTTTTTCCCACAGaagaatgaaataataaaagatgtTGTCAGCATAAATGCATATTTATCTTAAAGAATGACTGACGCAAGATACTAACAAGATGATATATCTGGTCATATAAGgcgaaaaatacatttgtttaaacttTCAATGTATACCTTACTGTAATTTGACGCTGAGAAAGCTTAAGtataaaagactgaaaatggACCTGCACCTTAAGGCAACATACCCTGAAACCTATAAATTAGCACTAATCAGACGTCTGTGTTGCCAAGATCaccagaaaaacatcaaatcaggCACTGGATCATCAAGAGTGATGTAATTATTCATAAAGATTCAAATGATATTACAATAAGCCATCAAATGGCAACAACAAAGACCGGGTTAGATCCTGCTCTAAGCTTCTGACAAGTTGGGAGGAGGCCCCTTGTTTTTCATCAGCCTGCAGAGACTGAGGGTAATCTCACTCCATCATCCTTTTATCACATGACATTTGTTTAAAGCCTTGGCTTACTGTACATTCCTCCGCTGTGACCTGTCAGCTGATTagagtaatataataatatgtagAGTATTAgtaacaatatacagtatttcatctACTGGATTTCCAGTATTCTTTATCATCTATGAACGCTATTAGAAATAAAATGCTTTGAATTGTCTGTTTTGTGcaattttacacaattttaCTCATCCTGACTGACTGCATTTGATTACATTAGAGACTGTGAACCAGTACAGGGTTTGTGTTGAATAAGAAGAAAGCTGCAGGGTttagttttgatatttattttacaactcATCAGCAATAATTTAGAACAGCATATGTGTAAAGCATTAACGAAGTGTGCAACAGTTGCTCagttaaatctttaaaaaaaaaaaatccatagaCTTCTACAACATTGACATAGACATGTATACTTTATGGTATATTCACAAAAACtatttacagacacacatgccACTTTATATAACAGTTGATAACAGATTTGAGGCAAAAAACCAGCTGAAGAGAACTACAAAAGCAATGTCATGTATgcaaaatacaatgaaaatcaTCTGTTTATTCAGTCACGTgtgacactttaaaaaaaaaaaaagaaaaaagaagaagctaAACAACACTACACTTGCAGGAATTAATCTCAACTGATGGTCACATGACCACAGCTTCTTTCCCACCtttgtcaaatatttgaaaagcgAGGTTTTACATAATGATAGCATATAACAGAATCAAGGATAGTCTGGTGTGCAGTGGGGTGCGGGGCTTTGAAAGCTGATTATGATCTGAATCATTTTACCTTGAAAGAGCTATAAATGAGCAGTGATTTGTTAAATCGGGCAAATTACTTTATCATCACTTTACTGCATGAAATCATCACAAAGCATCTGGtatctctgctctctcttgtgagttgaaatcatatttttttatttcaagaaaACACAATAAGAAAGGTTCAAAGAGAACTACAGTGATTGACTTTCAAATTGATTAGGTGATTGTTGGGGGGGCAGGGGGaagtaaaagcagaaaaagtgCACTTTACATCTCAAAGAGTAAAGATCATCCTACATACAAACTTTAACAGCTGGGAAAATACAGGTACATTCAATATCAAAGATCTATAAGGTGCTATCCTACAATGTTTCCTGGAGGTACAGGACAGGAGGTCATGGCATCTCTGTGCAGAAATGTTTCATTCAGGGGACGTACAATATGCTGGTCAAGCAGCCCCTTTTGTGAATGAagggcttctttttttttccattattctgaattatttaaataattgtttctattttctttccTCACAAGAACAAACAAGTAAAGGAAACCAGAGTAAACTCAGATCTGTAAAACATGAGTTGAGGGAAATCAGGCGTAACCCCTCTCCcatgatttcatttttataaaatgtgtgATTGTTGAACTGATAGATTTTCTTATTTGGTGGTATTGATGGAGATGAGTGTttgggaggggggtggggggtaggGTTGGGGGGTACAATTTATTTCCTCTCAGGAGGGACAGTAGGTTAATGTGCCTCCCAATAAGCTTACCCCAGTCAAAGTTGGGGATGAGGTACTGTAGGTGTACACTCCCAGGAGCACTTCTTTTATAGGCCCATTTAGTGCACATCTACATAGTAATGAATCTTCCAGGTAATAATATTTACAGTCAGAGTCAGCCAAGCTGTTAATAACCTTGGCAGAGGTCAGTTGCAGCTTCATACATCCAGAGAGACTCGCTGATTGGGATATTGCGCACTGTTGTAGTACTCAAAGTTTTGGCACCAATGCTGCcgtttgaaaatattttatcaaaGAGGATAAAAAACTATCTCCAGCACAACACAGCCGTGTATTAGTGTCAATCATTGTCGATAATCATTCAGATTGATTAATCTAGCATAAGTGCAAAAGGCACACGCCGTCACAACTGCCCCGTTTCGCCAAGATGTTATTATACATGAGAAACTCTTCTGTGAAACCTCGTTTTAAAACTAgcctaattttaaaaaaaaatacataaactcCTCAGCAGAATGCACGGAAAGGTAACACAGACACGTTAGCTCGTTGGACAAGCAGAGAACTGATTGTGTGGACTATTCTTGCCCTCCTGGGACATGTCAGCTACGTCATCGTTACCGTCGTCACTCGCGGGACTTTCCTCGCGCTCCTCAGGTGAGCCTGTCTCAGCCTCGCGTGACCCGTCGCTGTCTGGAGAGAGGGAGTCCTTGGGCTGAGCAGAGGCTCCAAAGTGCGCAGACAAACCGGGGAAAGCGGCAGCTGCAGCCGCGGCCGCCGCTGCTGACGCGTGTGCGGGGTATAACCAGGGGAAAGGGGATGCAAGAGCGGCCGCAGCTGGGTACATGTACTTTTCAATGTTGCTCTTATCGAAAAAAGGCATATAAGACGCTGCGGCTGAGGGGTTGATGAAGTAGAAAGGCATGCAAATGGGTGTCTGCTGTCCCACACTGGTTATTCCCATCAGAGAGTTCATAAGCGCCACATCAGGCCTGGTGGGGTCCGCGCCCCCTAACCCGTTCCCCGACCAGTTCATCTTTGGTTTTTTGGCAGCGCGTTCATCTCCAAACTCCTGCTTGATCTTCACTGCCTTGGGTCCCTGCGTCGTATTGCGCTCACATTCTTTCTCTTTGCCATCGCTCTTTTCAGCCTCGCCCCCGTATCCACTGTCCGTGTCTGTGTCATTCTCGTTAAGCTCCCCGCCTTGGGTCCTCTGGATGACCGGGACACAGTTGGCTTGGCTGTCGGTTTTCTGCCCATCCTGTGCGTCCCCGGTGGGTAGCTGGTGCTGGAGCGGCAGCGCGCCGGGCTGGAACTGCGCCAGCACCTTGTGAAGGTGGTTGATGAGCTGCGCGCACCTCTGCTCTCGTGTCGTCCAGTTCTCAAATTGGCTCAGGTACTGCAGGACCTCTTTGGCACAGGCCTGGAACCCAGAGTGGAACGCGTCCAGATCTGCATGAATGGAAGATTTCATCGACCGGTCCCCTGCGAAACATTGCAGTTCAAAGATTAACAGAGCGTTACTCTGTAAGGTGCAGCACATCATAGGCTAATGACAATATATGGTGGGCAGGTGTAAACAGCACGCTTGCATGTCTGCATACTAAAACAGACTAACAGATCCGCTTGTAACATGTACATTTGTCAAACAAGAATGTGGTATTCTCAAAGTGCACTCTCGTTATAATTCTGCGTATTATCCATAATACCATTTATTATATTCCATATCGTAAGCACACAGTTTCACAACTGGAATTATCACCTTTAAGGATATTTGATCTGACCTGCTTAAAACTGCAACCTGATCTTACTAATATTAAACTTGTTAATGTTTGCTCATCTTACCATTCtgcaaagcaataatctttTGGTGCTGCTGCTCGGTGACAGCAGTCAGTGCGTTTAAATGCTTCAATGTTAACTCCAGGACAACCGCTTTCTCCAAATGCCCGAGCGTCtatggagaaaaacaaaaaggttcaGTTGGCTATTTGCGAGATCTCtgtcctgtaaaaaaaaacatgttcgcTGAGCGCATAAAAACTTTTGTTATGTCGTGATCTTACCGATAGCTTCAGATGTTCGGGTAACAAATCCTTCAGCTGGCCAATACATTCGTTGATTCggtctcttctcttcttctctatCAACCGGTGGGGTAACTTGTATGCGTCCTGCTGACAGAAATAGAGGCGTTTATTGCATCAGaacataaatatgtttatttaaaaaaaaaaaaaagttacagtaGTGTATATATGAATTAAGTTTTGTGAATACACAAA is drawn from Thunnus thynnus chromosome 5, fThuThy2.1, whole genome shotgun sequence and contains these coding sequences:
- the LOC137182853 gene encoding ras association domain-containing protein 8 isoform X1; translation: MELKVWVDGVQRVVCGVTEATTCQEVVIALAQAIGRTGRYTLVEKWRDTERHLAPHESPVASLNTWGQYAGDVQLILHRTGPSLTERPPSEGPPLRGPERGLHRQSLPPLAKLRHPNDRSLRRREPRRKSLTFTGAPRGLREILSGGRVGEAETKRRLLLGNGGNHHHAGAAIGTASPGLWACRMEDLVRLVGLQRETLNVLEKKLGAYEAELQAWAEGRGGRGSGSGGDPTGGGGLIEEILRLEKHLRKNEVEMEEEEFWATELQIEIESERQLEERLQELRGRLQDCELEIEEKLEMVQGIEAGLEEERLQRERQETKWVNEAEAQAQVLRVKAELKAQERQAVQLESSCRAVDRSLVQSSKKLQDMQHELEQLTKELRQVNLQQFIKQTGTKVTVLPAEPTEDESTSNSHGIDLVPLSGSLKRPVSLHPMSGHLRVLHSPLSSGLNPEGIYV
- the bhlhe41 gene encoding class E basic helix-loop-helix protein 41 isoform X1, whose amino-acid sequence is MNDAPVSFHACYIVRRHHVSSTRSNWLTLLRYRSADDITQRRSNYRTLCWCRLHVSRKLFPTGGARALSPQHRRLCKVAAQGTIDISLKRSSTGGHALCIISLSQPCLCGSWNKQTFPEEAQERITSSREVMDERIPHLQDRQFMEHADFLGVDYPSLYMCKSKRGIKREDGGKQDAYKLPHRLIEKKRRDRINECIGQLKDLLPEHLKLSTLGHLEKAVVLELTLKHLNALTAVTEQQHQKIIALQNGDRSMKSSIHADLDAFHSGFQACAKEVLQYLSQFENWTTREQRCAQLINHLHKVLAQFQPGALPLQHQLPTGDAQDGQKTDSQANCVPVIQRTQGGELNENDTDTDSGYGGEAEKSDGKEKECERNTTQGPKAVKIKQEFGDERAAKKPKMNWSGNGLGGADPTRPDVALMNSLMGITSVGQQTPICMPFYFINPSAAASYMPFFDKSNIEKYMYPAAAALASPFPWLYPAHASAAAAAAAAAAFPGLSAHFGASAQPKDSLSPDSDGSREAETGSPEEREESPASDDGNDDVADMSQEGKNSPHNQFSACPTS
- the bhlhe41 gene encoding class E basic helix-loop-helix protein 41 isoform X2, which translates into the protein MNDAPVSFHACYIVRRHHVSSTRSNWLTLLRYRSADDITQRRSNYRTLCWCRLHVSRKLFPTGGARALSPQHRRLCKVAAQGTIDISLKRSSTGGHALCIISLSQPCLCGSWNKQTFPEEAQERITSSREVMDERIPHLQDRQFMEHADFLGVDYPSLYMCKSKRGIKREDGGKDAYKLPHRLIEKKRRDRINECIGQLKDLLPEHLKLSTLGHLEKAVVLELTLKHLNALTAVTEQQHQKIIALQNGDRSMKSSIHADLDAFHSGFQACAKEVLQYLSQFENWTTREQRCAQLINHLHKVLAQFQPGALPLQHQLPTGDAQDGQKTDSQANCVPVIQRTQGGELNENDTDTDSGYGGEAEKSDGKEKECERNTTQGPKAVKIKQEFGDERAAKKPKMNWSGNGLGGADPTRPDVALMNSLMGITSVGQQTPICMPFYFINPSAAASYMPFFDKSNIEKYMYPAAAALASPFPWLYPAHASAAAAAAAAAAFPGLSAHFGASAQPKDSLSPDSDGSREAETGSPEEREESPASDDGNDDVADMSQEGKNSPHNQFSACPTS
- the LOC137182853 gene encoding ras association domain-containing protein 8 isoform X2 — its product is MELKVWVDGVQRVVCGVTEATTCQEVVIALAQAIGRTGRYTLVEKWRDTERHLAPHESPVASLNTWGQYAGDVQLILHRTGPSLTERPPSEGPPLRGPERGLHRQSLPPLAKLRHPNDRSLRRREPRRKSLTFTGAPRGLREILSGGRVGEAETKRRLLLGNGGNHHHAGAAIGTASPGLWACRMEDLVRLVGLQRETLNVLEKKLGAYEAELQAWAEGRGGRGSGSGGDPTGGGGLIEEILRLEKHLRKNEVEMEEEEFWATELQIEIESERQLEERLQELRGRLQDCELEIEEKLEMGIEAGLEEERLQRERQETKWVNEAEAQAQVLRVKAELKAQERQAVQLESSCRAVDRSLVQSSKKLQDMQHELEQLTKELRQVNLQQFIKQTGTKVTVLPAEPTEDESTSNSHGIDLVPLSGSLKRPVSLHPMSGHLRVLHSPLSSGLNPEGIYV